A single Deltaproteobacteria bacterium DNA region contains:
- a CDS encoding type II toxin-antitoxin system HicB family antitoxin: MTKNTLKYKGYTGNVQFDAEGRIFHGRVLGLTDVIGFEGASVSELEKDFHEAIDDYLETCREIGKEPEKPFSGRFVLRIPSELHCAISLEAKRQNKSINQWIAETCRQEVSDAMRQ, encoded by the coding sequence GCTTAAATACAAAGGATACACGGGAAACGTCCAATTTGATGCTGAAGGCCGCATTTTTCATGGCCGCGTTCTCGGATTAACAGACGTCATCGGCTTTGAAGGGGCCTCGGTTTCAGAACTGGAAAAGGATTTTCATGAAGCAATTGACGATTATCTGGAAACCTGCCGTGAGATTGGCAAGGAACCGGAAAAGCCATTCTCCGGCCGGTTTGTTCTGCGAATCCCTTCGGAACTTCATTGTGCCATCTCTCTTGAGGCGAAAAGACAAAACAAAAGCATCAACCAGTGGATCGCCGAGACCTGCCGACAGGAAGTTTCAGATGCCATGCGTCAATGA
- a CDS encoding ORF6N domain-containing protein, whose amino-acid sequence MTDIVPIESIISKIIWLRGEKVLLDRDVAALYGVETRVLKQAVKRNLRRFPPDFMLELTKDEFENWRSQFVTSSGDKMGLRYAPMAFTEHGVAMLSSVLKSERAIEVNIAIIRAFVRLRQMLVSHERLARKLEEMEMNYDERFRIVFEAIQQLAAPPDPSRKRIGFEVDEPKPRYGKKDKK is encoded by the coding sequence ATGACAGACATTGTTCCCATTGAATCAATTATCAGCAAAATAATTTGGTTGCGAGGGGAAAAGGTTCTTCTGGATAGAGATGTGGCGGCGCTGTATGGGGTGGAAACAAGGGTATTGAAGCAGGCGGTAAAAAGAAATCTCAGGCGGTTCCCTCCGGATTTCATGTTAGAACTCACGAAAGATGAATTTGAGAATTGGAGATCACAATTTGTGACCTCCAGTGGTGACAAGATGGGTTTAAGATATGCGCCCATGGCCTTCACGGAGCACGGTGTGGCGATGCTGTCGAGTGTTCTGAAAAGCGAACGTGCGATCGAGGTGAATATCGCCATTATTCGTGCCTTTGTCAGGCTCCGTCAAATGCTCGTTTCCCATGAGCGGCTTGCCCGTAAGCTGGAAGAAATGGAAATGAATTATGATGAGCGGTTCAGGATTGTCTTTGAGGCCATTCAGCAGCTTGCAGCGCCGCCCGATCCCTCGAGAAAACGGATAGGTTTTGAAGTCGATGAGCCGAAACCGAGATATGGCAAAAAAGATAAAAAGTGA